The Clostridiales bacterium region CGCCCAAGGATTCAAAAAAGCGGCAAGTCGGTTCATACGATACGGCTCAATCAATATCAAAATAGGCACCAAAGCCGCCACAGGCAAAGCCAAAATCACAAAATGTTTTATTCTAGTCCCGCCCAAAAACAACATAAAAAGCATCAGTAAAATAACGCATACCGTAATAGACATATTGGGCTCTAAAATAATAAGCAGAGCGATAACCCCGCCCGCGACCAAAACAGGCAAAACGCCCAAAAAGGTTGTCATCTTATCTTGGTTTTTGGCCATATATCCCGCTGAAAAAATAATAAAGGCGAATTTGGCTATTTCGCTCGGTTGGATGGTAAAGCCCGGAAGGTCAATCCAGCGGTTTGCGCCGTAATTTTCCAATCCGACGCCCGGAATACAAACAACGATAAGCAGCATTATAGATATAACCAAGATAGGAAGTTTTAATCTATCTAAGATTTTGTAATTACAATAAGTCAATCCCGACATAGCGCCCAAGCCCAGCACAGCGCCCAAAACCTGTTTTTTCATATAAAAAAAGCTGTCCTCATATCTAATATGCGCTGTATAAGAACTAGCCGAATAGACCATTAAGATACCAAATAAGGTAATGATTATAGTAAATATCAACAATACTTTGTCTGTTTTGCCTTGAAGCTTTTGTTTTAATAATTCTTTTACGGTTAGTTGGCCAATCGCTTTCATAAAACTAATATATTCCGTAGTCTATCGCTATTAGAATTAATATTTTGATATAAATAAAA contains the following coding sequences:
- the ftsW gene encoding putative lipid II flippase FtsW: MKAIGQLTVKELLKQKLQGKTDKVLLIFTIIITLFGILMVYSASSYTAHIRYEDSFFYMKKQVLGAVLGLGAMSGLTYCNYKILDRLKLPILVISIMLLIVVCIPGVGLENYGANRWIDLPGFTIQPSEIAKFAFIIFSAGYMAKNQDKMTTFLGVLPVLVAGGVIALLIILEPNMSITVCVILLMLFMLFLGGTRIKHFVILALPVAALVPILILIEPYRMNRLAAFLNPWASPLEEGFQLIQSYYSLGSGGLFGVGLFNSRQKYLFLPFSESDFIFSIIGEELGLAGALLTIAVFCIIIYRCIRVALNAPDRLGCYMASGIGAIIAIQVAVNIAVVTGSIPPTGLPLPFVSAGSSSLVVFMGGIGIVQNISRHSNIFLS